The region AATTATATTACTATAAATTACGAGCTTGTCAACTGAATTTTAGAAGAAAAAAAGCAGGGCACTTCCGCAAATTCAGTGGCCCTGCTTCATCTTTATTGGTTTATCAGTTTTTCTTTCATGGATTCATTTATGGATACCGGTTTACCGGTTTGCCTGTTTATGTATACCATCCGCCCACGCCCCGTAAGGCATAGCTCATCTTTTTCATTTGCAGCCATATAGTGTATATCAAGCGAGGTTTTTCCGACATGGTTTACCTTGACATACAATTTCAGTGTATCATCAAAAAACAGTTGTTTATGATAATCACACTGAAGATCAGCCACAATTGGCATGCCATTTTCCGTATTGTCACGTCCGAACACCCCGGCTGCTTTTAAAAACTCAATACGTCCCTCTTCAAAATAAATAAAAGGTGAAACATTGTTCACATGTCCAAACATATCTGTCTCTGAAAATCGGATTTTTATTGGGATATGAAAGGAAAATTCTGATCTCCACTGCTCCAAATCATTGATGTAGGATATTTTTGGCAAGCTCTCCACTCCTTATGATTAATTTTAAAAATGACCCTTACCAATTAAAAGGCAAGGGTCATGGTAAAACGGAAAATCCATCCGAGTTTCAATTAATGTGCGTTGTCACTTCCAAAAAAGTTTTTGAAAGACTGGATGTTTGTTGCACGGTTCATAGCAGCAATGGAAGTTGTCAATGGAATGCCTTTCGGACAAACCTGTACACAATTCTGCGCGTTTCCACAACCGGTAACGCCGCCTTCTTCCATTAGTCCATCCAATCGTTCTTTGGAATTCATTTCTCCAGTTGGATGTGCATTAAACAATCTTGCTTGAGATAAAGCAGCCGGTCCAATAAAGTTCGATTTATCATTCACATTCGGACAAGCCTCCAGGCACACACCGCAAGTCATACATTTTGACAACTCATATGCCCATTGCCGTTTTTTCTCCGGCATACGCGGTCCTGGCCCAAGATCATACGTCCCATCAATTGGAATCCATGCTTTTACTTGTTTCAATGCATCAAACATTTGCTCGCGATCCACTACAAGATCACGGACAATTGGAAATGTGCTCATTGGCTCCAGGCGGATTGGCTGTTCCAGTTTATCAACTAAGGCTGCACAGGATTGACGTGCTGTTCCATTAATGACCATTGAACAAGCCCCGCACACTTCCTCGAGACAGTTCATATCCCATGCTACCGGAGTCGTTTTTTCACCTTTATCATTAACTGGGTTCTGACGGATTTCCATCAGTCCGGAAATAACATTCATGTTTGTTTTATAAGGAACATCAAATGATTCCTCATAAGGAGCAGAATCCGGGCTGTCTTGACGCGTTATAATAAACTTAACAGTTTTTTGTTCAGCCATGTTTATCTTTCTCCCCTCAGTTTTTTTGTGTATAATCCCTTAACCTAGGCTCAATCAGCGATGTATCAACTTCCTCATAGGATATTACCGGTGCTTTCTTTTCCTGATCGAAAGCCGCAATTGTTGTTTTGAGCCAATCCTCATCATTACGATCCGGGTAATCCGGTTTATAA is a window of Virgibacillus ihumii DNA encoding:
- a CDS encoding acyl-CoA thioesterase, with product MESLPKISYINDLEQWRSEFSFHIPIKIRFSETDMFGHVNNVSPFIYFEEGRIEFLKAAGVFGRDNTENGMPIVADLQCDYHKQLFFDDTLKLYVKVNHVGKTSLDIHYMAANEKDELCLTGRGRMVYINRQTGKPVSINESMKEKLINQ
- the sdhB gene encoding succinate dehydrogenase iron-sulfur subunit, producing the protein MAEQKTVKFIITRQDSPDSAPYEESFDVPYKTNMNVISGLMEIRQNPVNDKGEKTTPVAWDMNCLEEVCGACSMVINGTARQSCAALVDKLEQPIRLEPMSTFPIVRDLVVDREQMFDALKQVKAWIPIDGTYDLGPGPRMPEKKRQWAYELSKCMTCGVCLEACPNVNDKSNFIGPAALSQARLFNAHPTGEMNSKERLDGLMEEGGVTGCGNAQNCVQVCPKGIPLTTSIAAMNRATNIQSFKNFFGSDNAH